The following is a genomic window from Episyrphus balteatus chromosome 1, idEpiBalt1.1, whole genome shotgun sequence.
gaccaatgtcagctaccgaattcttaattgtttaaaataccgacgaaaaacgcacaaaaaccgataaaccacgcacaccactaatttttaaacaattatttaccattttccgcgatgaaacacgaagaaaatttgttatttttcaatttataatatttttaaatgacattttataaataaaaacaaaaacaaatttcctgtttactgcgattgaaatataaaaattaaaggccggcctggcagattggtgcccatttttgacaaacaaattttgacaacgttcggaatatattaccttattatgtgtactgtgccttgggactactgtttttatcaagagaaagtaaaatcttatctggatttttcaaaaatctatacagataaagtttttgttgtattgaACAGGTAAATTGTTTAGATTTTAAatatcccgatgtcgtttttttgcaccaaatctatatataaacaaaaaacacagctatttatTGTGTAATGTAAAAATTGTATGATGTTATCCGACCCTTAGCTTAAACTTCGTGTGTCTATACCCTTACATCAGAATTTTCCAAACGCACcctttgaaaaattttacagCTATTTTATTCGAGGTGAATTCAAatttgttatgtcaaaaaaaaaaaaaaaaacaaaatccaaaacAAATGTTTAGTTTCTAGATTTATATTTGGTAATGCAGGCTATTTTGgtcaattgattttaaatgcaaataaaaaaactttatttcatctttttttaagggtaaaagatgaaataaagttattattttatttgcatttaaaatcaattgacCAAAATAGCCTGCATTACCACATAAAAATCACATATAAAGCCGCATTTTGCAATTAAATCGATTGTATTGTCATCCCTCCATACTCTATTAGCGACAAACCAAGTGTAAGTACGAAGATTAAGGAGTCTTGAcatgattaaaataaaatatcttgtAGGACGCTGGAATCAAGCATTGGTGTATCCTCTAACAGTGGCTTCAAAGTCTGCATCAATTGCTCGTAAGAATGCAGCATTTAAGATTCTCGATTCAATACGCAAACACTCCCTGAAATTGGTTGAACAAGCGATGATGTGCAGTGAGGAATTGATTCGGGTGGCCATCCTCTGGCATGAACAATGGGCTGAGGGACTGGAAGAGGCTTCCCGTTTGTACTTTGGTGAAAGAAATGTAAAAGGAATGTTTGAAATATTGGAACCATTGCACAATATGCTTGATTGTGGGCCACAAACATTGAAAAAGACTACATTCAGTCAGGCCTATGGACGTGAATTAACCGAAGACTACGAATGAAGCCAGAGACATAAGACTTCTTCGAATTGGATGGATTTGGCCCATGCATGTACTATCATATATGacatatttcgaaaaaataaattaatgatccAAACATCAAaatctttattgtttttttttttcaaagtaatgaatggtaaaaaaaaaacatatttttcttcGCCATGCAGAAACAGCACACTTCTGAATGTTTTTCTCCTcctaaaaagaaacaaattaattaatttatatcgttttttgttacttttttcttacccattagtaaatttattttgtaaataaacttttcttatcgaaaattttaatttcagaaaaaaaaaaaatagaactgtcaaaataaaagaaactcaCCTCGTTTTTCACCTCATCACTTTGTTGTTgcttttcacatttattcacagACACGGttcaaattacaaaaacaattttaggaaaatgggttttggggggtaaaacgtacgaaagtttcccacataaacaaaaaataccaagactggaaactcggcggtcaactgacgtttgcctacaagctgcgaggtgtggtgaatgtcgtgaacttatcgttgtgttcgtgttcgaTGTGTgttgaatgtcgtgaatctataaatgtgtgcgtgttaacgtcatttaccaacgtggtggctttcacatatattcacagacaacacggTACACaacagggttttggggggaaagacgtacgaaagtttccagtcttggtattttttgtttatggtttcccatctcctttgtgTATCTCTGGTTGAATGATTGAcggatggaatttgaacgaatggaacatgaaacaggttgaattgaattgaaatgcaaggtgcaaacacaatgcccttaaggagattacactttgcattttctttttcgatactttttttacgtagttgagcgtagttaaaacgtagttcaacaatatctaaatcaggcttaaaatatatcaaaaagtaggtatattatatattcctgtgtaaaaagtgtagttaatcgtaagaaaacaacaacaaatactataaaaaataaagaaactattttggtattactgtgttcaaaattgttgcaaataaaaaaaaaaataaagaaattggcactcgaatttcgagggctgggtcggctagtttattttaaaatactccTCATTTTTTACTGCGGTACTACCCTATAGAATTTCTTTCCGGCAACTCTGCTTTCGAGCAACACTTCTATCCATTGAGCCACAGCTGGCATAATGAGGGTGGTTGTTTATATTTTGCTTCTATTCACAATTTGTTTGTAATCGAAGAAGATATGAGCCGTGTTTTATTGATAACTCAGTACTTatctcagtaaaattttgcacgggaaACAGCAACAATTGTAATCAATCAATAAaggataaaaaaagttttttatgtgCTGGTTTTccagacaaattttttttctaaacttatgcATTTAtgacccttcaacaataaaTGATTGtgtaatcaaggggcacggtagtgcccagccaagttctctagcaactttggcactacacccttatttacaggaaacaactcaggccattttcgacccccctctaacttcgacaccaaagatgctagaaatttcaaactcactacatttgttgagctagtcaaaaccaaacacctcgcaaaatttcagcttcctacgatgagtaggaaccgtaactgactcactgactcactgacagatcatcaaaattatggagaacttcccgatatcgtagaaatttgaaattttacacggtgataggacttgtagtgtatacaaaggaaaaaatcgaaaacttgagattttcaattcagggggcgtggcatccgcccatttccgctgaattttcataaaatattatagagcacttctgactatcgtagaaccttgaaatttggtagaatggtagagctgatagattatacaaaggaaaaaatttaaaatttgagaatttcagccagggggcgtggcaaccgcccatttccgctgaattttcatcaaatattatagagcacttctgattatcgtagaatcttgaaatttggtagaatgttagagctggttgtttttacaaattgacaaatttaaaatttgagaatttcagccagggggcgtggcaatcggctatttccgctgaattttcatcaaatattatagagcacttctgattatcgtagaatcttgaaatttggtagaatggtagagctggtagtttatacaaaggaaaaaatttgtaatctgagaattttagccaggggggcgtggcaactgccTATCTCcggtgaattttcatcaaatattatagagcatttctaactttcgtagaacattaaaatttggtagaatggtagacctggtagtttataca
Proteins encoded in this region:
- the LOC129909890 gene encoding serine/threonine-protein kinase Tor-like — protein: MIKIKYLVGRWNQALVYPLTVASKSASIARKNAAFKILDSIRKHSLKLVEQAMMCSEELIRVAILWHEQWAEGLEEASRLYFGERNVKGMFEILEPLHNMLDCGPQTLKKTTFSQAYGRELTEDYE